GGTGCGGCCCGTGCCGCCAACTCGCCCCGGTGCTGCGGGAGATCGCCCGCGAGGAGGCCGACCGGATCAGGATCGTCCAGCTCGACGTCGACCGCGAGACCGAGATCACCGTACGGTACGGCGTGCTGGCGACACCGACCCTGATGGTCTTCCGGGCGGGCGAGCCGGTGAAGTCGATCGTCGGCGCCCGGCCCAAGCGCCGGCTCCTCCAGGAGCTGGAGGACGTCCTCGCCCCGGCCGACCCGAACCGCCCCGACCTCTGACCGCTCCGACCTGGACGCTTTCCCGAAAGTGCGTATCTGACAGTCAAGTGGGTTCTGGTCAGGACCTGTTCGCCCGCCCAGCATGGTCACCATGACGCAAGCGAACACGACCACCGGACCCACTCCTGTCACCGTCCTCGGCCTCGGCGACATGGGACGCGCCCTGGCCGGCGCCTTCCTGGCCGCCGGCCACCCCACCACCGTCTGGAACCGTTCCGCCGGCAAGGGCGAGGACCTCGTGGAACGGGGCGCGGTGCGGGCCGCCTCCGCCGAGGACGCCGTACGGGCGAGCGGACTCGTCGTGGTCTGCCTCGTCGACTACGACGCCTCCGACGCGGTCCTGGAACCGCTGGCCGGGGCACTGGCGGGGCGCGTTCTGGTCAACCTGACCTCGGACACCCCGGCCCGTTCGCGGCAGGCCGCCGCCTGGGCCGGGAAGCACTCCCTGGCCTACCTCGACGGGGCGATCATGGTGCCGGTCGACGTGGTCGGCTCGGCGGAGGCGCTGGTGTTCCACTCCGGCGACCGGGCCGCGTTCGAGGCGCACGAGTCCACCCTCAAGGCGCTCGGCGCGCCCGCCACCTTCCTCGGCGAGGACCACGGGCTCGCCGCCGCCTACGACATGGCGATGCTGGACTTCTTCTACGGGGCCATGGGCGGTCTCGTCCACGCCTTCGCGCTCGCCCGCGCGGAGGGCATCGACGGCGCGTCGCTCGCCCCGTACCTCAACACGATCGCGGGCATCCTGCCGCCGATCGCCGCGTACACGGCGAAGGACATCGACACGCGCACGTACGCGGGCGAGGGTGCCAACCTCGCCATGATGGCGGCCAGCGTCGACCACATCCTGCACACCGCGAAGGACCGCGGCCTGGACGTCTCGCAGCTCGCCGCTCTCCAGGGCATCACCGACCGGGCGATCGCCCGGGGCCACGGCCCCGAATCCTGGTCGAGCCTCGTCGAGGTGATGGCCGCCGATCACTGACCCGCCGTCGACGGGGGAGGGGCCCGCACCACGTCGTCATCGACGCGGTACGGGCCCCGGGTCCGTTCACGCCGGGCGGAACCACACCGTGGCCAGCGGCGGCAGCGTCAGCGAGATGCTGCACGGGCGGCCGTGCGCGGGCACCGCCTCCGCCTTCAGCGGCTCCTCGTTGCGCACGTCGCCGCCGCCGTAACGGGCCGCGTCGGTGTTCAGGACCTCCACCCAGCCCTCGGCACCGGTCTCCGGCACCCCGAGGCGGTAGTCGCTCCGGACCGCCGGGGAGAAGTGGGAGACCGCGAGGAGCGGGGAGCCGTCCGCGTCGTACCGCAGGAACGCGAACACGTTGTCCTCGGCCGCCCCGCCGTCCACCCAGCTGAACCCCTCCGGAACGGTGTCGCGCTGCCACAGCGCGGGCACCGCCCCGTACACCGCGTTCAGGTCGCCGACCAGGGTCCGCACCCCGCGGTGATCGTCGGACGCCCCGTAGGAGGGGTCCAGCAGCCACCAGTCCGGGCCGTGCCCCTCGGACCACTCCGCACCCTGGGCGAACTCCTGTCCCATGAAGAGGAGTTGCTTGCCGGGGTGGGCCCACATGAAGCCCAGGTAGGCGCGGTGGTTGGCTCGCTGCTGCCACCAGTCGCCGGGCATCTTGGTCACCAGCGCCTGCTTGCCGTGCACCACCTCGTCGTGCGAGATCGGCAGCACGTAGTTCTCGCTGTACGCGTACACCATCGAGAACGTCATCTCGTTGTGGTGGTACTTGCGGTGGATCGGCTCCTTGGCGATGTACTGGAGCGAGTCGTGCATCCAGCCCATGTTCCACTTCAGCCCGAAGCCCAGGCCACCGCCGTCGGTGGGCCGGGTGACGCCGTCCCAGGCGGTGGACTCCTCGGCGATGGTGACCACACCGGGGTTGCGGCGGTAGACCGTCGCGTTCATCTCCTGGAGGAAGGCGACCGCGTCCAGGTTCTCCCGGCCGCCGAACTCGTTGGGCGACCACTGGCCGTCCTCGCGGGAGTAGTCGAGATAGAGCATCGAGGCCACCGCGTCGATCCGGAGCCCGTCGATGTGGAACTCCTCGCACCAGTACGTGGCATTGGCGACCAGGAAGTTGCGGACCTCCGTGCGGCCGTAGTCGAACTCCAGCGTCCCCCAGTCCGGGTGCGCCGCGCGCTGCGGGTCGGAGTGCTCGTACAGCGGCCGTCCGTCGAACTCGGCCAACGCCCAGTCGTCGCGCGGGAAGTGCGCCGGGACCCAGTCCATGATCACGCCGATGCCCGCCCGGTGCAGGGCGTCCACCAGGAAGCGGAAGTCGTCCGGGGTGCCCATCCGGGAGGTCGGCGCGTAGAACCCGGTGACCTGATAGCCCCAGGATCCGCCGAAGGGGTGCTCGGAGACCGGCATCAGCTCCACGTGCGTGAAGCCCAGGTCCTTGACGTACGCCGGGAGCTGCTCGGCCAGCTGACGATACGTCAAGCCCGGTCGCCAGGAGGCGAGATGGACCTCGTACACCGAGAACGGGGCCTCGTGGACGGGCCGGTCGCCCCGGTGCGCCATCCAGTCCGCGTCCTGCCACCGGTGGTGCGACGCGGTGACGATCGAGGCGGTCGCGGGCGGCACCTCGGCACGCCGGGCCATCGGGTCGGCCCGCACCGTGTGCGAACCGTCCGGGCGGCAGATGTCGTACTTGTACAGCGCGCCCTCGCCGACCCCGGGCAGGAACAGCTCCCACACCCCGGTCGAGCCGAGCGAACGCATCGGGAAGCCGGTGCCGTCCCAGTAGGTGAAGTCACCGGTGATCCGCACGCCGCGCGCGTTCGGGGCCCAGAGGGTGAACCGGGTCCCGGCGACCCCCTGGTGCTCCATCGGCTCCGCGCCGAGCGCCCGCCACAGCTCCTCGTGGCGGCCCTCGCCGATCAGATGGAGATCGAGCTCGCCGATCGCGGGCCAGAAGCGGTACGGGTCCTCCACCTCGACGGTGTTGTCGTCGTACGTCACTTCGAGCCGGTACGCGGGGGCCTCCGGCACCGGCAGCACACCGGCGAAGAAGCCGTCGCCGTCGTCGTGCAGCTCGGCCCGCAGTCCGGTCGCCACCACCGTGACGGACCGCGCGAACGGCCGCAGCGCCCGGACGAGCACCCCGCCGGGGACCGGGTGCGCGCCGAGCACGTCGTGCGGTGCGTGGTGGTCGCCGGCCAGCAGCCGGCCCCGGTCCGCGCCGTCCAGGGCCGGCGCGGGGCGGGCGCCCTGGCCGTCGGCGGCCCGACGGGGGCGCGGCGGGCCCGCGTCGGCGCGCCGGGGCCGGGCGCGCTCGGCGGTCGCGGCCTTCGCGGTGGTCGCCGCGGGCGCCGGCGCCGCCGCCACGTCGACGGCGGATTCGACTGGTGCCTCGACGGGGGCCTCGGCAGGGACCTCGACGGGCAGTCCGGCGGTCTTGCGGGATGACTTGCGGGACGGCTTGCGGGCGGTCACAGGGACTGCCTCCTCGAAGGGTGAAGGGGAAGAGCGCGGGGTGAGGGGGGGAGCGCGGGGATGGAGAAGAGGTACGGGGGGTGCGGATCAGGCCGCGGCGGACCGGGCCAGCCGTTGGATGGCCGCCATCGGAACCGGCAGCCAGTCCGGGCGGTGCCGGGCCTCGTACAGCACCTCGTACACGGCCTTGTCGGTCTCATGGGCGCGCAGCAGCTCCGGTTCGCCGCGCGGGTCGCTGCCCGACGTCTGCGCGTAGCCCTCGCAGTAGGCGGCGCGGCAGCGGGCCGCCCACTCCGGGTTCCACGGGCGGTGCGAGCGGGCCGCGTAGTCGAAGGACCGCAGCATGCCCGCCACATCGCGGACCGGAGGCGCGGGCATACGGCGCTCGGGCAGCGGACGGGACGGTTCGCCCTCGAAGTCGATCAGCGACCAGAAGCCGTCGGCGGAGCGCAGCGTCTGCCCGAGGTGGAGATCGCCGTGCACCCGCTGCTGCGCCCAGCCGCTGCCCCGGACCCCGAGATCCGTCACCGCCTCGAACGCGGCGCGCAGCCCGGGGACGTGCGGCACGAGCGCCGGTACCGCCTGGGCGGCGGCCTCCAGCCGCCGGGTCATCTCCGCGACGAGCTGCCGGGTCTGGGTGCCGCGCAGCGCCGGGGTCGGCAGCGCGGCGGCCAGCGCGGTGTGCACCTCGGCGGTGGCCCGGCCCAGCGCCCGTGCCTCGGTGAGGAAGTCGCGGCCCGCGGCGAGCGCGGCCAGCGCGAGTTGCCAGCCGTCGCGCGCGCCGTGCAGGAAGGGCTGGAGGACGCCGAGGGTGAGCGGTTCGGGTCCTCGCGTCTCGAACCAGGCGACCGGGACCGGCACCCGCGCGCACCCTTCGCCGCCGAGGGCGAGGGGCAGTTCCAGGTCCGGGTTGGTGCCCGGGAAGACGCGCCGGAAGATCTTGAGGATGAACGCGTCCCCGTAGACGAGCGAGGAGTTGGACTGTTCGGCGTCCAGCACCCGGGGCGCGAGACCGGCCGGGATCGCGGCGGTCCGCTCGAAGCGCAGCGAGCCGAGGCTTCCGGGGCGGCGGAAGCGTTCCAGCAGCAGATCGGCCAGCCGCGGATCGTGCAGCCCGTCGTAGACGGCCCGTCCGGCGAGCGGGCCCCGCTCCACCCGGCCGATCAGGGCGCCCGAGAGCAGCGGCGGAAGTGACGTTCTTGCGCCGAGGAGCAGCTGGTAGCAGTCCTCGGCCGGGCCCCGCTGGGAGGGCTGCTCGACCCGCAGCAGCAGGTGCAGCAGCCCCGGGCCCGCCGTGCCGTCCAGCGGCAGCATCTCGGTGGCCGAGACCAGGGAGAAGCCGGTGACCGGCCTGCCCTTGCCGGCGAACCACCGCTGCCGGGGCAGCCACGCG
The nucleotide sequence above comes from Streptomyces sp. NBC_01116. Encoded proteins:
- the trxA gene encoding thioredoxin; translated protein: MIRNEGVTELTEVTEETFEAEVLESTLPVLVQFTAEWCGPCRQLAPVLREIAREEADRIRIVQLDVDRETEITVRYGVLATPTLMVFRAGEPVKSIVGARPKRRLLQELEDVLAPADPNRPDL
- a CDS encoding NAD(P)-dependent oxidoreductase produces the protein MTQANTTTGPTPVTVLGLGDMGRALAGAFLAAGHPTTVWNRSAGKGEDLVERGAVRAASAEDAVRASGLVVVCLVDYDASDAVLEPLAGALAGRVLVNLTSDTPARSRQAAAWAGKHSLAYLDGAIMVPVDVVGSAEALVFHSGDRAAFEAHESTLKALGAPATFLGEDHGLAAAYDMAMLDFFYGAMGGLVHAFALARAEGIDGASLAPYLNTIAGILPPIAAYTAKDIDTRTYAGEGANLAMMAASVDHILHTAKDRGLDVSQLAALQGITDRAIARGHGPESWSSLVEVMAADH
- the glgB gene encoding 1,4-alpha-glucan branching enzyme; amino-acid sequence: MTARKPSRKSSRKTAGLPVEVPAEAPVEAPVESAVDVAAAPAPAATTAKAATAERARPRRADAGPPRPRRAADGQGARPAPALDGADRGRLLAGDHHAPHDVLGAHPVPGGVLVRALRPFARSVTVVATGLRAELHDDGDGFFAGVLPVPEAPAYRLEVTYDDNTVEVEDPYRFWPAIGELDLHLIGEGRHEELWRALGAEPMEHQGVAGTRFTLWAPNARGVRITGDFTYWDGTGFPMRSLGSTGVWELFLPGVGEGALYKYDICRPDGSHTVRADPMARRAEVPPATASIVTASHHRWQDADWMAHRGDRPVHEAPFSVYEVHLASWRPGLTYRQLAEQLPAYVKDLGFTHVELMPVSEHPFGGSWGYQVTGFYAPTSRMGTPDDFRFLVDALHRAGIGVIMDWVPAHFPRDDWALAEFDGRPLYEHSDPQRAAHPDWGTLEFDYGRTEVRNFLVANATYWCEEFHIDGLRIDAVASMLYLDYSREDGQWSPNEFGGRENLDAVAFLQEMNATVYRRNPGVVTIAEESTAWDGVTRPTDGGGLGFGLKWNMGWMHDSLQYIAKEPIHRKYHHNEMTFSMVYAYSENYVLPISHDEVVHGKQALVTKMPGDWWQQRANHRAYLGFMWAHPGKQLLFMGQEFAQGAEWSEGHGPDWWLLDPSYGASDDHRGVRTLVGDLNAVYGAVPALWQRDTVPEGFSWVDGGAAEDNVFAFLRYDADGSPLLAVSHFSPAVRSDYRLGVPETGAEGWVEVLNTDAARYGGGDVRNEEPLKAEAVPAHGRPCSISLTLPPLATVWFRPA
- a CDS encoding phosphotransferase; the protein is MSEAASTHVALAKSTRNSATPRTTQDGDLLPSLAPLLHAWLPRQRWFAGKGRPVTGFSLVSATEMLPLDGTAGPGLLHLLLRVEQPSQRGPAEDCYQLLLGARTSLPPLLSGALIGRVERGPLAGRAVYDGLHDPRLADLLLERFRRPGSLGSLRFERTAAIPAGLAPRVLDAEQSNSSLVYGDAFILKIFRRVFPGTNPDLELPLALGGEGCARVPVPVAWFETRGPEPLTLGVLQPFLHGARDGWQLALAALAAGRDFLTEARALGRATAEVHTALAAALPTPALRGTQTRQLVAEMTRRLEAAAQAVPALVPHVPGLRAAFEAVTDLGVRGSGWAQQRVHGDLHLGQTLRSADGFWSLIDFEGEPSRPLPERRMPAPPVRDVAGMLRSFDYAARSHRPWNPEWAARCRAAYCEGYAQTSGSDPRGEPELLRAHETDKAVYEVLYEARHRPDWLPVPMAAIQRLARSAAA